The Cellulomonas sp. S1-8 genomic sequence TGCGCCGCGTCGACGGCGACTGGTGCGACCCGCTGGACCTGCGCGCGGGCTCCCGCCTGGGGGTCCCGGGCCTCGTGCACGCCGTGCGGAACGGCGCGGTCAGCGTCGTCAACCCGCTGGGTGCGTCCGTGCTGGAGAACCCCGCCCTGCTCGGCTACCTGCCGCGGATCGCGCGCGCCGTGCTCGACCAGGACCTCACGCTCGCGTCCGCGCCCACCTGGTGGTGCGGCGAGGAGCGCGCGCTGCGCCACGTGCTGTCCCGGATCGACCGGCTCGTCATCAAGCCCACCGTGCACGGGCCGCGGACCACGACGGTGCTGGGCTGGACGCTGTCCGCCGCGGAGCGTGACGAGCTCGCGGCGCGCATCACCGCCGAGCCGTGGGCGTGGGTCGGGCAGGAGCCCGTCGGGCCGACCCTCGAGCCCGCCGCGGACGCCGGCGTCGGCGCCGTCCGACCCGGCGCGTCGGATCTCGGGGCCGACGACCTCGGACCGCGCGCCGCGGTCATGCGCACGTACGCCGTCGCGCACGCCGGGACCTACACCGTCATGGCGGGCGGTCTGGCACGGGTCGCCGACGACCACGTCGTGTCGTCGTCGTCCGCGGGCGCACTGGCCAAGGACGTGTGGGTGCTGGCGTCGCAGCCCCCGGTGCCGGCCGTCGCGCTGCGGGAGGACGCCGTCGTCGGGGTGGGCCGCACGGCCGGCTACGGCGTCTCGCCGCGCGCCGCCGAGAACCTCTACTGGATGGGCCGGTACGCCGAGCGTGCCGAGGACGGCGTGCGCGTGCTGCGCGCCGTCACGGACCGCTGGGACGACTTCCACCGTGTGCCGGACAGCGCGGGCGGCCAGGCGCTCGCGGTGCTGCTGCAGGCGCTGACGCCCGCGGCGCTCCCCGACGGCGGCGAGGTCGTCGCGACGGACCCGCTGGCCGAGCACGTCGGCCCGCGCGTGCCCGCGCTGCGTGACCTGCTGCTCGACCAGCGCACGCCCGGGTCCGTCGCGCGGGCCGTCAAGCGGCTCGGTGCGTCCGCCGCGACCGTGCGCGACCAGCTCTCGACCGACACCTTCGGGCCGCTCGCCCGCATCGAGCGCACGCTGCGGGCCGAGCGCTCGCGGGTGCGCTCGCGCCAGCAGCCTGGTGAGGGGCTGGACGTGGGGGACGTCCCCCCGGCCTCCGTCACGGCAGGGCTGCGCCCCACGCTCGACCGCGTCCTGGAGAGCCTGCTCGCGATCTCCGGCATCGCCGCCGAGGGGCTGACCCGGGACGTCGGCTGGCACCTGCTCGACGCGGGCCGCCGCATCGAGCGCGCCCAGCGGCTCGTCGCGATGCTCGCGGCGACGCTCGTCGAGCGCCGGCCCGGCGACGTCGAGGACCTGGTGCTGGAGTCGGTGCTGCTCTCGACGGAGTCCGCGATCACGTACCGCCGACGCCACCAGTCGGGCGCGAGCGTCGCCAGCGTCCTGGACCTGCTGGTGCACGACCGCACCAACCCGCGCTCGCTCGCCTTCGCCCTCGACCGCCTGCTCGCGGACCTGGAGGCGGTGCCCGCGCCGCGGTCTGCCGCGCAGCGCGACCACCTGCTGCACGGCGTCGCCGACCTGGTCGCGGAGCTCGACACGGTCGCCGTCGGCAACGAGATCTCCGAGGACGGGCGCCGCGTGCGGCTCGCCGACACGCTCGAGTCGATGCTGTGGCGGCTGCGGGAGGCGTCGGACGAGATCGAGCGCGTGCACTTCGTCCGCCCGGCACCCAGCCGCGCGCTCGCGGACCTGTGGGGGTCGACCTACGGCCGCCCGACCGAGGGGGGCGCCGAGTGAGCGCGCGCACGTACGACCTGGTGCACCGCACGACGTACGAGTACGCGCAAGCGGTCACCGACTCCTACGGCCGGACCACGCTGACCCCGCGGGACCTGCCCGACCAGCGCCTGCTCACCAGCTCCGTGACCATCGACCCGCCGCCCGCCGACAGCGGGCAGCACGTCGACTGGTTCGGCAACACCACCACCTACTTCGGCGTGACCAGGCCGCACACCCGGCTCGTCGTCACCGCCCGCTCGACGCTCGAGGTCAGCCGCACGGTCCCGCCGCGCGAGCAGCTGCCCGACGTCGGGTGGCGCGCCGTGGCGCGGGCCGTCACCGCGGGCGACCTCGGGGTGCTGCACACGGACGCGGCCGGGGTCGTCGGGCTGCGCGAGGCCGTGCTGCCGTCCACGCACGTGACGTTCGTCGACGAGGTCCGCGACTGGGCCGCGCCGTCGTTCGCCGACGACCGCCCCCTGGCGGACGTCGTCGTGGACCTGGTCCACCGCATCCGCGTCGAGCTGACGTACCGGTCCGGGTCCACGACCGTCCACACGACGCAGGCGCAGCTGCTCGCGCAGGGCGCGGGCGTCTGCCAGGACTTCGCGCACCTGATGATCGCCGCGCTCCGGCTGCACGGCGTGCCCGCGCGGTACGCCTCGGGGTACATCGAGACGCGCCCGCGGCCTGGCCGCCCCAAGCTGCGCGGCGCCGACGCGTCGCACGCCTGGGTCTCGGTGTGGCTGCCCGGGCACGGCTGGCTCGACGCCGACCCCACCAACGACCAGCTCGTCGACGACCGCTACGTCGTGCTCGGCTGGGGCCGCGACTACCACGACGTGCCCCCGCTGCGGGGCGTCATCTTCACCGAGGGCGGCGGCGCGACACCACGCGTCGAGGTCGACCTGGTGCCGACGGGGTCGGAGCCGTTCGGCTGAGGCGGCCGGGCCGCCCGCCTGCCGTCAGCCGCGCACCCGCGCGCGGGCGTCGATCTCCTCCTGCGAGACGACGAACCCGCCCGCGTCGACGACCGTGCCGCCGGCCGTGCGCCACAGCGTCGCGACGACGCGCGAGATGCTCGGCGTGACCCGCTGCCGCGCGATCACGTGCAGCTGGGACGGGTGCGACATCTCCAGCTCCAGCGGGTCGTGCGGGCGCCACGCCACGCGGTAGGCCCACGGACCGTGCTCGCGCCAGTCGAGGGTCGACAGCACGACGGGCACCTCGGTGGAGCGCGTGCAGCTCACGACGACCGTGCCGTCGTACTCGTACGTCGCGGCCAGCGAGAACCCGACGCCGTGGGCGCCGTCGTGCTCGACGGGGCTCAGCCGGCTGCCCGACAGCGCGGGGCGGACCAGCGGCAGGGCGTCGGCCGCGCGCAGGGGGACGGACGACCACAGCGTGAGGTCGACCGCGGACAGGGGATCGGGGACGACGGCCCGGTCCCGCGCGGCGGGCACGATCCCGCCGCCGGTGCGACGCGCCACGGCCGTGGCCCAGCCGGTGACGAGGCCGGGTGCCAGCGTCGCGCCCGGCACGGGCGTCGCGGGCAGCCCGTACAGGTCGCTGTCCTGCGCGGGGAGCGTCAGGGCGCGGGCGTCGGTCGCGTCGAGGGGGTAGGGGCCGACGACGTCGACGGCCCCGTCGAGGCTCAGCACGCCCGCGGTGCTGACGGGGGCGACGGCGATGCCGCGGAACCGGGCACCCGACATCGGCCGCGACGCCGGGGCAGCCTCCGCGGACGCCGGCTCGCGCGTCCAGTGCGCGACGGGGAACCAGGCGCGGGCCAGCGGCGCGAGGTCGGTGCCGCGGGGGACCGCGAGGACGTGGAGGCCGGCGAGCGCGGACAGCACCGCAGGCGGTTCGGTCATGGCCGGAAGTTACACAGTCTTTGCTGCGCCGGTGTTTCGCATCCGGACATCGCCGACCCCGGCCCCGGCGCGTCGCGCAGGGCGCGCCGGGGCCGTCCGGCAAGGTGTCCGCGTGCTGGGACGCGCCATGCCGTGGGGGCCGTGGCAAGCCCGGGTCGCGCGCCGGTCATCCCGCCGACGTCAGGCGTTCACGTCGTCCAGGTGGTGCACGACGTCGTGCAGGAAGTAGCGCGTGAGGGTGCGGACCGTGAACACCGAGCCGTTGCTGCGCCGGCCCGTGCGGTCCCACCCGTCGGCCGGCACGGCGTCGAGGCGGTCGGCCATCGCCGAGGAGGCGCGCGCGAGCTCGTCGGCGACCACGGCAGGGTCCTGCAGGTCGTAGCGGTCCGCCAGGGCGGTCGCGTCCTGGTCCCAGTCGTCGAACAGCGGGTCGTCCTGCTCGACCATGAGGCGCACGCGCGTCCCGAACACGCGCATCACGTCGCGCACGTGGGCGCCGTACTCCAGGGTCGACCAGACGCCCGGGGCGGGGCGCTCGCGGGCGTCGTCGCGGTGCAGCGCGGCCGTCCACCGCGGGATCAGGTCGCGCACAGTGCCGGCGATGCCCGTGGGCTCGACGTCCCAGGCGGCGAACCCGCACTCGGGGCAGCGGGTCTGCAGGACCCACGTCCAGTCCTTGGCGTCCGGCACGATGGCCGGGGGGAGCTCGGTGGCCTCGGCAGGGCGGTCGGTGTCCACGTCGCCACGTTAGCGGCCCGACCGGGGCACCCGTGCCAGGGGCGCCCGTGCGGGCGGCCGATCCGGTAGCGGTGATGGTCGGGCGACGCGCCCCCTCCCGCGCGCCGCCCGACCGGGCAACTGGGCGACGGACTCCCACGAGGGGCGTCGCCGTCGATGCCACCGCGGCTCACGCTAGAGGTCGGACCGTTGCACAACCGTTGCACGACGAGATCCGTCATCGCGGCGGTCCTCGGTCGCCCTTGGGCGGCGGACGCCGGGACGTCGCGGGTCAGCGCAGGGTGCGGTCGAGCTGGGCGAGCCGCGTGTGCGCCCGCAGGTGCGCCGCGGACCCGATGGGGGCCACGCGCGCCAGCGTCTGCCAGGCCTGCCAGTCCTCGGCGCCGTCGTCGCTCGCGGTCCAGCGGGCGACCAGGCTCGGGTCCCCGGAGGCGAGCGTGGCGGCGCGGACCTCGCCCAGCACGGTCTCGCGCAGGCGCGCGACGCCCGGTGCGGACGAGCGGGGCAGGACCGAGCCGGCGTACGACGACAGCGCGCCCTCCACGTCGCCGACGGCCAGGGCGGCGCGCACGGCGTCGACGTCGGTCTGCAGCGGCGCCGTCAGCCGGTACGGCCGTGACTCGGACAGCAGCGGGCCGACGAGGCGGCGCAGCCGCGAGATCTCGGCGCGGACCGTCACCTCGGACAGCTCGGACTCGGAGAGCAGCACCGCGAGCTCGTCGCCGCGCAGGCCTGCGGGGTGCTCGGCGAGCAGGAGCAGGATCTCGGCGTGGCGGCAGGTCAGGCGGCGGCGACCGGCGGGCGTGTGCAGCGTGCCGCCCTGCCTGCCGAGGACCGCGAGCCGGGCACCCGGCGTGGTCCCGGTGGTCGCCGTGGTCGCGGAGATGGTCGCCTCGATCGCGGCGACGGTCGCCCGGACCAGGGCGAGCGCCATCCACGACGCGGCGTCGTCGCGCCCGGTGATGTCGAGCACGCCGAGCAGCCGGCCCTGCGGGTCGTGCACGGGCACGGCCGCGCAGTTCCACGGGTGCACGACGCGCGCCCAGTGCTCGGTGCTCATGACCTGCAGCGGTCGCCGGGTCGCGAGCGCCGTGCCCAGCGCGTTGGTGCCGACCGCGTCCTCGCGCCAGGCGGCGCCCTCGACGAAACCGACGCTGTCGAGCGGGGCGCGCAACGCCGGGTCGCCGTCGACCCACAGCAGGCGACCGGACTCGTCGCTGAGCGCCGCGACCCAGCCCGCCCCCGGCTCGACGAGCAGGCGGCGCACGATGGGCACCGCACCGGACAGCGGGTGGGTGCTGCGCAGCTCGGCGAGGTCCGCGCCGACGACGTCGACGGGCGGTGTGGGGAGCTCGGGGTCGACGCCGTCACGGCGGCTGCGCCGCCAGGAGTCGGCGACGACCGGACGCACCTGGCGGCCGGGGTCGTCACCGGACGCGACGAAGCGCTCGTGGGCGGCGCGCACGACGGCCGACGGGCGTTCGGCGTTCTCCGCGACGTGCCAGTCCCCGGGGCGTTCGGCGGGCACGGGGGCGGGCACAGGGGCGGGCACCGGTCCGCCGTGCGCGGGGCCCCCGGGGGGCCCGTCCTGCGCAGGATGGACGTGTCGGCTCATGCGTTCCGGGCTCTCGTCGGACTGGTCGTTCGGGCGTGCGAACACATTGTAGGCGAAAGCGACGAACCGCCGTGAGGAATGTCACACTTCAACCAAACTCATCCCCCTTCCCTGCCCCTTTTCCTGACACACTGTGTGAAGATGTCAGCATGCCGAAGATCATCGGGGCGTCGCTCCACGAGCACCGCGAGCAGACCCGTCGCCGCCTGTTCGACGCCCTGTCCACGCTGATGAACGAGCGCGGCTTCGACGTCATCACGCTCGCCGACATCGCCGCCGCCGCCGGCGTGGGCCGCACGGCCGTGTACAACCACTTCCCCGACAAGGAGGCGCTGCTCCTCGGCTTCATCACGCACGAGACCGAGCAGTACGCCGCGGGCCTGCAGGCCTCCCTGGACGACATCGACGACCCGGTCGAGCAGCTGCGCGCCTACGTCCGCGCGCAGGCCTCGCTGACGCGCGTCTACCACGTGGCCCCGGGGCCGGAGCTGCGCTCGGTGCTCTCCCGCGGCGCGCAGCAGCGCGTCCGGGAGCACGTCGTGGTCGTGGAGCAGATCCTGTGCCGCATCCTCGACGCCGGCATCGCCTCCGGCGTCTTCCCCGAGCAGGACCTCGCCACCACCGTCCCGCTCGTCAACGCGTGCCTCACCGGCCGCGGCCTGCCCGAGGGCGGCGCCGCCCGCGAGCGCGCCGTCGAGCAGACGGCCGCGTTCGTGCTGCGCGCCGTCGGCGCCGGCGTCCCGGTGCCGGTCTGAGCGCGCAGCGGGGCGGCCGGCCGGGCGGGCCCGGGCGCGGCGCGGGCCCTCGGCGCGCCGGTCCGGCGGGCGACCGTCGGGCGACCGGGAACCGGTACGGCGATCGCCGCACGGCGCCCGCCCCGGTGCCGCTGACGTCCGTCGAGCTCACCTACCTGCCCGGCCTGCGCGACGTGCTGGCCGACGAGGTCGCGCAGGTGCTCCCCGGCGCGCGGGGCGTGCGCGACGTGCGCGACCGTGACGACGCGCTCGCGCTCGGGCTACCAGGGTCGCTCGCCGCCGTCGCGGGCCTGCGCACGGCGGTCGCCGCGTGGGTCGTCGTCCACCTCGACGTGCCGCGGCCGAAGTCCTTCACGAGCCCCGAGCACCTGCGCCGCATCGTCGACGCGATGTACGCCTCGCTGCGCGTCGGCGGCTCCTCGACGTTCCGGTTCGAGGCCGCGGGTGCCGACTCCCCGGCCTTCACCCGGCTCGGCGACCTGCTGCACGAGGCCACGGGCCTGCTGCACGACCCCGGCACGGGCGACCTCGTCGTGCGCGTGCGCCGCGGCCTGCGCCGCGGCGACGTCGACCCCGGGTGGGACGTGCTGGTGCGCGTCGGGCCGCGGCCGCTGTCGGCGCGGACGTGGCGCGTCGCGGACTTCCCCGGCGCCGTCAACGCGACCATCGCCGCCGCGGTCGCGCGGCTCGCGGAGGTGCGCCCGGCCGACCGCGTCCTCAACCTCATGGCGGGCTCCGGCACGCTGCTCGTCGAGCGGCTCCTCGCAGGGCCCGTCGCGGCGGCCGTGGCGGTCGACCGCGACGCCGCCGCGCTCGACGCGGCCCGGGCGAACCTCGAGGCCGCGCGGCTGCTGTCCCGCCCGCCGCGTCCCGTGCTCGTGCGCGCCGACGCGACCGACCCGGACGCGCTGCGCGCCGCGGTCACCGCGCCGCTGGGTGGTCCCGCGGACGTCGTGCTCGCCGACCCGCCCTGGGGCACGCTGCACGGCTCGCACGCCGACGCGCCCCGGCTGCACGCAGGCCTGCTGCGCGCGGCGCACGCCGTCGCCGCGCCCGGGGCGCGGCTCGTCGTGCTGACGCACGAGGTCAAGGTGATGGAGCGGGTCGTGCGCGGCGCGGCAGACCTGTGGGTGCCGCGCTCCGAGACCCGCGTCTTCGCCAAGGGTCACCACCCGCGGATCCACGTCCTCGACCGTCGCTGACGCGGGCCCACGGAAGTGTGTCGAAACGCTTCGCCGCCTTCCGCCCGGCGGCGCCGCGCGCGAGCGTAGGGGCTCGCCCCCGACCACCGGAGAGCCGCATGCACCGATCCACGTCCCCCCGCCGAGGCCTGCGCCGGGCAGCCCTCGCGCTGACCGTCCCCGTCGCCCTGCTGACGTCCGTCCTCGTCGCGACCCCCGCCGCCGCGCACGGCTCCGTGACCGACCCCCCGACCCGCAACTACGGCTGCTGGGAGCGGTGGGGCGACGACTTCCAGAACCGCGACATGGCGACCACCGACCCCATGTGCTGGCAGGCCTGGCAGGCCGACTCCAGCGCCATGTGGAACTGGAACGGGCTGTACCACGAGGGCATCGGCGGCCGGCACGAGGAGCTCATCCCCGACGGCCAGCTCTGCTCCGGCGGGCGGACCGAGGGCGGCCGGTACAACGCGCTCGACACCCCCGGCGCCTGGACCATGAAGACGGTCCCGCAGAAGTTCACGCTCACGCTGACCGACCAGGCCAAGCACGGTGCGGACTACCTGCGCGTCTACGTCACCAAGGCGGGCTTCGACCCGACGACGAAGGCTCCCGCCTGGTCCGACATGCAGCTGCTCAAGGTCACCGGCTCCTACCCGACGACGGGCCTGTACCAGACGGACGTCGACCTGACGGGCCGCTCGGGCCGCGCGATCCTCTACACGATCTGGCAGGCCAGCCACTCCGACCAGCCGTACTACCTGTGCTCGGACATCAACATCGGCGGCACCGCGGCGACCCCGACACCCACGCCGAGCGCGACCCCCTCGGCGACCCCGAGCCCGACTCCCAGCAGGACGCCCACGCCGACGCCCACGCCCAGCGTGACCCCGACGCCGACGCCCAGCGTGACGCCCACGCCGACGCCCACGTCGACCGGCACGCCCGTGCCCGGCGCGTGCACGGCGACCGTCACCGCC encodes the following:
- a CDS encoding circularly permuted type 2 ATP-grasp protein, whose amino-acid sequence is MTDLLSSPRLLGDGATIAHRPDWTWLPSGAAPTDADLVRAARQAEQLLAEHGVTYGADLTERDHQWRLDPLPVVVDEPEWARLDAALVQRAEVLDAVLHDLYGARLLLDDRVLPPTAVLSHPGFLRAVDGLRLPGGRELVLTATDLVRDAAGDWCVVADRTQAPSGAGYAMEDRRVTAQVLAPVYRQASIARLGPFFHALRKALHEVAPPTAGDEPRAVLLSPGPASETAFDQAYLASMLGLPLVEGSDLLVRAGRLYLQGIDGLEPVDVVLRRVDGDWCDPLDLRAGSRLGVPGLVHAVRNGAVSVVNPLGASVLENPALLGYLPRIARAVLDQDLTLASAPTWWCGEERALRHVLSRIDRLVIKPTVHGPRTTTVLGWTLSAAERDELAARITAEPWAWVGQEPVGPTLEPAADAGVGAVRPGASDLGADDLGPRAAVMRTYAVAHAGTYTVMAGGLARVADDHVVSSSSAGALAKDVWVLASQPPVPAVALREDAVVGVGRTAGYGVSPRAAENLYWMGRYAERAEDGVRVLRAVTDRWDDFHRVPDSAGGQALAVLLQALTPAALPDGGEVVATDPLAEHVGPRVPALRDLLLDQRTPGSVARAVKRLGASAATVRDQLSTDTFGPLARIERTLRAERSRVRSRQQPGEGLDVGDVPPASVTAGLRPTLDRVLESLLAISGIAAEGLTRDVGWHLLDAGRRIERAQRLVAMLAATLVERRPGDVEDLVLESVLLSTESAITYRRRHQSGASVASVLDLLVHDRTNPRSLAFALDRLLADLEAVPAPRSAAQRDHLLHGVADLVAELDTVAVGNEISEDGRRVRLADTLESMLWRLREASDEIERVHFVRPAPSRALADLWGSTYGRPTEGGAE
- a CDS encoding transglutaminase family protein — its product is MSARTYDLVHRTTYEYAQAVTDSYGRTTLTPRDLPDQRLLTSSVTIDPPPADSGQHVDWFGNTTTYFGVTRPHTRLVVTARSTLEVSRTVPPREQLPDVGWRAVARAVTAGDLGVLHTDAAGVVGLREAVLPSTHVTFVDEVRDWAAPSFADDRPLADVVVDLVHRIRVELTYRSGSTTVHTTQAQLLAQGAGVCQDFAHLMIAALRLHGVPARYASGYIETRPRPGRPKLRGADASHAWVSVWLPGHGWLDADPTNDQLVDDRYVVLGWGRDYHDVPPLRGVIFTEGGGATPRVEVDLVPTGSEPFG
- a CDS encoding DinB family protein, with the translated sequence MDTDRPAEATELPPAIVPDAKDWTWVLQTRCPECGFAAWDVEPTGIAGTVRDLIPRWTAALHRDDARERPAPGVWSTLEYGAHVRDVMRVFGTRVRLMVEQDDPLFDDWDQDATALADRYDLQDPAVVADELARASSAMADRLDAVPADGWDRTGRRSNGSVFTVRTLTRYFLHDVVHHLDDVNA
- a CDS encoding GAF domain-containing protein, with amino-acid sequence MPAPVPAPVPAERPGDWHVAENAERPSAVVRAAHERFVASGDDPGRQVRPVVADSWRRSRRDGVDPELPTPPVDVVGADLAELRSTHPLSGAVPIVRRLLVEPGAGWVAALSDESGRLLWVDGDPALRAPLDSVGFVEGAAWREDAVGTNALGTALATRRPLQVMSTEHWARVVHPWNCAAVPVHDPQGRLLGVLDITGRDDAASWMALALVRATVAAIEATISATTATTGTTPGARLAVLGRQGGTLHTPAGRRRLTCRHAEILLLLAEHPAGLRGDELAVLLSESELSEVTVRAEISRLRRLVGPLLSESRPYRLTAPLQTDVDAVRAALAVGDVEGALSSYAGSVLPRSSAPGVARLRETVLGEVRAATLASGDPSLVARWTASDDGAEDWQAWQTLARVAPIGSAAHLRAHTRLAQLDRTLR
- a CDS encoding TetR/AcrR family transcriptional regulator — protein: MPKIIGASLHEHREQTRRRLFDALSTLMNERGFDVITLADIAAAAGVGRTAVYNHFPDKEALLLGFITHETEQYAAGLQASLDDIDDPVEQLRAYVRAQASLTRVYHVAPGPELRSVLSRGAQQRVREHVVVVEQILCRILDAGIASGVFPEQDLATTVPLVNACLTGRGLPEGGAARERAVEQTAAFVLRAVGAGVPVPV
- a CDS encoding RsmD family RNA methyltransferase, whose product is MPLTSVELTYLPGLRDVLADEVAQVLPGARGVRDVRDRDDALALGLPGSLAAVAGLRTAVAAWVVVHLDVPRPKSFTSPEHLRRIVDAMYASLRVGGSSTFRFEAAGADSPAFTRLGDLLHEATGLLHDPGTGDLVVRVRRGLRRGDVDPGWDVLVRVGPRPLSARTWRVADFPGAVNATIAAAVARLAEVRPADRVLNLMAGSGTLLVERLLAGPVAAAVAVDRDAAALDAARANLEAARLLSRPPRPVLVRADATDPDALRAAVTAPLGGPADVVLADPPWGTLHGSHADAPRLHAGLLRAAHAVAAPGARLVVLTHEVKVMERVVRGAADLWVPRSETRVFAKGHHPRIHVLDRR
- a CDS encoding lytic polysaccharide monooxygenase; the protein is MHRSTSPRRGLRRAALALTVPVALLTSVLVATPAAAHGSVTDPPTRNYGCWERWGDDFQNRDMATTDPMCWQAWQADSSAMWNWNGLYHEGIGGRHEELIPDGQLCSGGRTEGGRYNALDTPGAWTMKTVPQKFTLTLTDQAKHGADYLRVYVTKAGFDPTTKAPAWSDMQLLKVTGSYPTTGLYQTDVDLTGRSGRAILYTIWQASHSDQPYYLCSDINIGGTAATPTPTPSATPSATPSPTPSRTPTPTPTPSVTPTPTPSVTPTPTPTSTGTPVPGACTATVTASNAWSGGWQGAVVVTAGAGGLSGWKVTVAGATVTQAWNSTASGSVLTNAAWNGTLAAGSTTTAGFLASGAPGALTATCAAA